The genomic window aggacgaaaccatgggggaatttgttgctatggggcgttctattgagcttcgcctcttggtatccatgctctttgcctATAGTCATTAGTTGGGGTCAAGCTTACTggttcctacatttcccataatgcaatttAGTAGAGAATTTTTTAATCATATCCCATTCCTCCTAAATACCCATTTCTTTCAAGCTTCATACCTCCAGTTTGTAACTCAGACTTTCTGTCAAAGTCTTTGGTACAAGCTgagataaccctgatgacagtgtcagggtcatttaaaaaaaactttgcaaTCTCCCTCCAGAGCCATAGAAGACATTATGTAACTGACTTCACTGACTGGATCACACTCCTTGTGATCAACAAACCGGACCTTATGTGTAACATCAGTGGAGTGTCACTGTCAGTTTAGGAAGCATTATGAAAAGCTGATCAAGACACTTGTAAGGcgtagttcccaactggtagGTTGCGGCCTAAACgtgggttgtgggtccattctgaatggactgcaaacAAGTCAGGTttataaaaaacaatatttacttttaagtacagtgaatttccagcaaaacgcttttattttaaagtattgttttctgctgtaaagtgagtgactaatggacagctacttgacagagacaacaaactggcttgacaacatggccaaacccaGGTATGAGTGTGGACCTCAAACTAATtactaaagagaaatctggaccctgtggctggaccactTGGGATCCACTGTTCTAAGGTATCACAATGAAGGCAAATCCTCACCCTCACTGCTTTCTCTCTCCTGCCCAGTTTAAACATCACTTCTTGTGTAACTGCACTCGAGTTTGTCCCTTTAAAACCACCCCTCGCCCTTCAGCCTGTGATAGCCTTTGCTCTGCCCTGGTGATATTTGTGAGCAGCAGAGTGGAGCTAAACTTAGCTCTGACAGTACCACTCCTCATCACAACATACTCTGCAGAGCACAGTGGGTTACAATGGATGGTGTCGCATTACCACAGATGCTGCTGTATCTCAGCAGTGACGCTGGCCAAACAAGGTGAGTGTGTGCCCCAGATCCTTTCCTGTTACTGACAATAATCTGGTAATTAGTTTAATATGTCTACTAATGATTGTACAGTATAATCTGTCACTGTGCTCCTTTCTTCCAGCATGTGTGGCACATTTGTTCCCTGCTGTGGCATGAGAGAAACAGCTGCCTCTGCCAAATTTAGTTTAGCCTACTTTGATAAAGAATGATCTGAGTTTAATGTACAAACTGAAGTTGCTGTGGTGTCATGAAGAGCACATATGAtttaaacaaatacagagaCTTTTTCACTTTTAAGTTCTTAGGTGTAGCATGATGTGTGACTGCACTGAGCTGACTGGTGTCTGTTGATTTCTACTCCACTGACTTGCTCCAATCTGTCGTTTGTAGATGTAGACTTAAAGACTCTGCaggtttttctgtctttcactctCTCCGCTTGTATTCCTCTCTGTCACGATGGGCAACTATAGCTCAGCCCTCATTCCTGGTAAGCCTTGCAACTATTATTGTTACAACTATCTGTTGCAACATACTTTGAAACACTCCCATGCTTGAACGCTGCATGTTAAACAGGCTGAATGTTAATGCAGGCTTTGGGATCACAACAATGTAGGTTTCTTACTGATCAAACTGCCTGCATTCTCCATAGTGATGGGTTTAGATTAGGTTGTGGGTTCTGCAAGGTGTGTTTTAACagctattttctgttttctgcaaAGACACTGAAGAGTTTGACTCAATTGTGTCGATCGCGGAGAAGCTGAATGAGCAGGTAGCTCATGTTGCAGATGAGAGGTTACAGTCAGAGCTTCAGAGTCTGGGAAGTATACACTTTTAATAATAGTTACCTAAAAGTCAAATACTGAGTTAAATACGACAGTTATATTGTGACTCACTGTATGAGAATAGTGTGTGgtgtagtgtgtttgtgtcccatctGACCTTGGGATAAATTTAACTTTTCTGAGGTGCCTCGTACACACAGCCACGTACAGTACAGTGACTACTTTAACTCCTTATTCAAAACAAGTTTAAGAGATACTTGCCTTGTCATTAATGTGAGCTATATCTTCTGAATTTTACTTAGGGGTAATTAAGTGCCCGTTAATGTCTTTTACTTATCAGATGTCTCAAACTAGACTTAACTTACAGGTAACACTcatgatggaggaggagaggaaagaaaaccAGAGTGAAGAGCTGGATTCTTCAACACTTcaagaaaacactcagaaaacaagCCAAAATGGTTCTGCTCTGCCTGTAAGAGAAGATTTTAAGacttaaaacactttaaaatcaaaattaaatgagctgtatgcgacattcagagcatatctgtAGGCCTCTTTACACAGAGCTACGAAGTCCCTTCTTCATACCACCTTTGCCTTATTACACAGCATTGAACAACGGTGCCATCATGCTGCTccaatgtgtgattttagacagtatGCCAGCCTCGTGGAATCAAAAGAGGTGTTacgggcgtgacatgtaacacaaaagCATCGGCCTCCAGTGTGACACACAACATATGTGTCTGCAGTGCCTTAATAACAATGACAATAGCATAACATGGCAGTAACAACCATTTCTCTGTTATAAGGCGACTGATCTCGCCCTCTGCTCGCGGCATAAAGAGCTTCCAGACATATTTTTCCCGTTTTGTAGACATTTTTGGccactgtttttcctctttgagttagctgctaactgctaaatgctactttttaaatcaccCACGGTGGGTTGCATGAGTAACACAtcgtcaaaacgtcacacctgtgctgcccatgatcctgtcctgctggctgtcctgtttatactgATATTATTTCGGTGCTGTTACCACCTCTGATGCTGGCTTACAACGAGACATCTCTGTCCCACCTTTCCGCAATTGTACCTTTTTTACACAATAGCGAGGCGGCATAATTCAtgaaattcccaccttgaagaggcagtgtaaaaggggcttatgatgAAGTCTTAActgggattgtctgcacatggctctcaacatggaggtggctgagacaaaagctaacagtgctaacaatggctatTGTGACAAGGCTAACATGTTAACGTGAGGGGTGGGTGTTGCTTCTGTGGCAACACCGTTCCGCCACCTTGGGTCTGGACTGCATTATGAGCGACAGCAattgggatacacacacagggactcacatgcactaacatgcacatgtgACCAAActctaccacaacaaagaacagagaaactcggactgcaacacacacacagagggagcgtggCTTCACTCTCTGCTCATGTCGTCAAATAGCAAATAGTCGTTTTCTGCTATGTTAGCACTCTAAATGTcgtatacagcacctttaatatTTCAGATTTTTGCTGTGTTGTCAGACAGTAATGTTGGGTTATTCTCTAAAGGTAGCAGCATCCAAAAGTGTGCCCACAAAGTCCTTCACCTCCCTGTTACCAAAGGCTCTCTCTGCTGTACTTCATCCGACTCTGGCCCCTGGTCCCAACTCTGACCCGCAGGCGAATAGGAATCCACCTAACCTGGAACAACTGCAGACAGAGCTGAAAGAGCTGAAGGGGCAGTTTGAAGTGATGAAGTGTCAGCACAAGTATGGCTTTGTCAATGTCAAAATCTATGTCCAGATTTTATTTCAATCTCAGCCTGGTGGGTGGGTGACATTTGCATCATTGGCTTTTTTTATGAGAGCCAACTCTAGACTTTTGGGGGCCCTGAGTGGATTTGGTTTGGGGGCCCTCCTCATTGTAACATGTTGCCACTTCATGTGGCATTGAACCAACTTGTGTATTAGTGTAAGCACACGTAATGTACAAATAAGCTTGTAGACTAAAGTGGCCTACAAGCATCTTTATCTTTAAAAGGactaaatacagtatttgtctATTACATCCCAACCCGTTGAGTGTTCCTTCTTAGGGCCTTTTGCTTGATCTGGTTAACGATTGATGCATATATTAGTGATATGGTTAAGTTTTTTACTACACTAATCTGACAATATCTTGTGTTCCAGCAAAGAAATTAAACTGCTGATGAGCGAGCTTGATGAGGAAAAAAGGATTCGCTTGACTTTACAGGTAAAGAAACAAAGACATCCATAGGCTACAGTGTGGCTGCCAGACTGTGCTAAAGCAGTGATTCTCAACGTATGTGGAATGATTTCAAGGGGACAATATTAGATTTTGTCCAGCAGTTGCAGTCATGGTTtaatcttttgttttgttttagatgGAGATTCAACGAATGAAGAAGCGCATGTCTAAATGAGTGGAGAACTTCAGCATCTTCACAGACAAGTTTTAAAGGTCCTGTTGCACacttatatataaaaaaatcaccctggcttttgttgtattttttggaaaaacatttcACTTTAGTTTGTTGGAGTGGCAAAGGAGCCGGCCTAAAGGAATGAATGTTTTTATTGAGTACTTGCTCAAAGTGCACAGGTGAGGCACAGTGGTAGCAGACTTCAGGTTGACTGCTCCTCCTTGGAAACGAGCAGTGGATCTTGATGagctcagtttttctttttcttttttctgtggaTGGACTCTTAATGACTTTGGCATCTTCGGCATTCTGTTTTGGgagaatattttttaaagtgtcGAGGTGTGTTGAAGATCATCACTTAAGAAATgctttttaatcactttttccTTTATCCGACTGTGTGGAAAACATTTGACAGTAAGAGAAGAGGACATGAAAACGAGAGCCAGCAGTTCATCTGCAGTCATGTGGGCTCAGCTATTATTAGTTTATCGGCTAATAATGTAATgtggagacaaacacacatggcaCATGAAACTGACTGACCAAGCTGTCAGTGAATTGTTGACatgtagaaaaaaatgtgaattcaTTAAACGTGTTACCAAATATTGACTTTTTATTAACAATTACAGATGGATCTatatacacaaataaatatttatagtTACAAGTGAGGTCATATGTTACAAAATATCCATGTTTGATTAAGGAAATATCATCTAGAACATAAGTCCAGTacttttaatggaaaaaaaaaataaaaatcagataAAAAACAGGGATCAAAGGTTTCACTGCTTGACAATAATtgttaatactttttttttcagtcttaaTGAGAAATGCGTAATTCTACGAAAAATCATTTTGgtcatctgtctctctcagcCTTACTAAATTTTctatttaaacaaaaactgacattactggaatgatttttggagacaaaaaTGAGAGTGATTGAGaggaaaagtagaaaaaaaagtccactattttttttttcaaacaagccTCAATTTTGTTGTTACAGTCACAACTGAGATATCTTGTCATAATAAGTCATTGTCAGATGAACTGATTTTTGTGAACAAAAAGTCTAATTCACCCGACAATTAAAAGGTAAATACCTTCACTTTTTGGGTAATATCGAAAAAGAACAAACAGACGAATATATTTtatgataaaaatacatatacataatatattacatttcattttcagaTCCCAAATGACAAATGATTAGTCCTTATTGTTTTCCTGTACAATCTTGGAGGGACTGAAGAGTGTTTGAAATATCTGACGTGGTGTCCGATTTTGTCTCAGAAGTTGGATTCTTCACAGGGAATTGGCCTGAAGGTGACCTCTTTGTTGTCTTCCAGAAGGATGTCATATCGACAGAGAGGCCTGTGAAGGACAAAGTCAATATTACTGTGGTGAAAAAAGCTAAAATTATATGTCTAATAGATCAATTTTCTGAAATATATTAccccttttttaaaataaatcagtacgTGTTGTATACCTCTCCTTGCGTTCCAGATGTGTGAGACGTATTCGGAGAACACGGAGCTTATATTTGGGCTTGAATACATTCCCAGTGGAGAATTTTAGAGACACCTTTTTCACTGATTTAAGGTCTTTGTCAAACTGGGCAAACAACTTGGTCTCTGTGTACTTCTTGAACTTTGACGCTTtactgaaatgaaaacaaaaagaaattactGAGAGAATGCATTAATGGAGGGACAAAGAGAAGTCATTTTGGAATATTATAATTTATCATAAATAAAGTGAAGACTTACTGGTCAATGGTTGCCACTGCTTCTTTACCATCACCGTGAAGTTTAACAGTGATGTATCCCCATCGTATATCCTCGTTCCATACCATCACTTCCATCCTGTATTCTGTCCCTGAGAGAGGACATTCAAATTGTTATTCAAAAATAAGATGCCCATTGATTTAAACACAAGGAATctgaatccttttttttttttttttttttacattgccCTACATGTACTAACACAGAAATGAATGTAACAGTTTggaacaaagacaacaaagcTGGACAAATAAAGCTTAAGAATGACAGGACTATTATGTACACAAGTATGAGTATGTGGAAAAAGTAAGTGTTTACGTAAATATTGTGTAAATATAGATAAAAAGCACCAATAAACAATtagaacattaaaataaaattaaaatatacatatacatatacatatatacaggtAAAGTGTTCTGTAAGCTGTAAACTAcacaaaaagtgcaaaaaataaatgaaggaaTGAATATGCATGGAATAGATGATTATGTAAAGTATGTGGACGCATACGTGTCTATATGCTGTATATACAGATTTTGGATTTATACTGACAATGATTTTATGTGCATAATAAAAATGGATGCattgaaaaatgtaaaattctCATCTGTTAACTCCTCTCATGAAGTACAACCTACTATCAGACCATTTGTGGCCTTTTTTGATTGGAAACATCCTCATgaattaaatattttcagtATGTGTCCAACTGCAACCTGTATTTTAGTCAATAATTTAGATTTTCTCCGAACTGATGTCAATGTgcagctgcatttccagtggagGAAAGATGGATAATGgtaaatgtaaaatacagtaCACAAGCAGTGGGTATAACATGACATAAACTTTAAAAATTGAACTCCCAATGCGGATGGTGTCAGCATATTAAATGCTCTTTACCTGTGGTTTTCAGCATTATGGGTTAGAAGGGGCCAGTCACACTTACTATTAAgtcccttttccactgcacaaaaaacctgCTAACACCTCAAATGTCAAACAACTTTGCAGTAAACATGGGTATTAATCGGCTCCGGCTCTGATCCGGCTGAAGAgccatgtacacagctctggtccACTGGCACTGGGCATGGAGTCTATCAATTATGTTTAACAGGTTTTCACGTTTTAAATAAGCCTGTGTAGGTACATGCACAGTTTTGGTGTAAAAAGGTGTAAAGTCCATTATCAGCCCACTAAATGGCTGTTTGCATAATGTTGTGAAATGACTGCCATTTCCTTaggtttcattttcactttcctTAGATTTAAGTGCAAAACTACAAGGTTGGATTTACGAAAAGATGTAACATCAGTCAAAACAACTGTCACTGGTTAAATTAAGTTACCGCTGACTACTGGTACTGCAGTTcgttgaatggccacttgaggcaggctccaaaagcgagtcaatccccatagacccccatgttaaaatgctcaactttacagcagaaataaacatgtttacagcctggtacaaaaaacggttttggtctctatagctaatttcccctttcatgacaactgtacagggggtgaattttttttataactcatccatttaaattttattaaggcttaaagttgcgcataattaagggcgtggtcactttgagtgacaggtggcgcCATCACGGGTGGCTAACTAGCCGCTGGCTGT from Epinephelus lanceolatus isolate andai-2023 chromosome 11, ASM4190304v1, whole genome shotgun sequence includes these protein-coding regions:
- the LOC117246296 gene encoding uncharacterized protein LOC117246296 isoform X1, which encodes MVSHYHRCCCISAVTLAKQDTEEFDSIVSIAEKLNEQVAHVADERLQSELQSLVTLMMEEERKENQSEELDSSTLQENTQKTSQNGSALPVAASKSVPTKSFTSLLPKALSAVLHPTLAPGPNSDPQANRNPPNLEQLQTELKELKGQFEVMKCQHNKEIKLLMSELDEEKRIRLTLQMEIQRMKKRMSK
- the LOC117246296 gene encoding uncharacterized protein LOC117246296 isoform X3; this translates as MVSHYHRCCCISAVTLAKQDTEEFDSIVSIAEKLNEQVTLMMEEERKENQSEELDSSTLQENTQKTSQNGSALPVAASKSVPTKSFTSLLPKALSAVLHPTLAPGPNSDPQANRNPPNLEQLQTELKELKGQFEVMKCQHNKEIKLLMSELDEEKRIRLTLQMEIQRMKKRMSK
- the LOC117246296 gene encoding uncharacterized protein LOC117246296 isoform X2; this translates as MGNYSSALIPDTEEFDSIVSIAEKLNEQVAHVADERLQSELQSLVTLMMEEERKENQSEELDSSTLQENTQKTSQNGSALPVAASKSVPTKSFTSLLPKALSAVLHPTLAPGPNSDPQANRNPPNLEQLQTELKELKGQFEVMKCQHNKEIKLLMSELDEEKRIRLTLQMEIQRMKKRMSK
- the LOC117246296 gene encoding uncharacterized protein LOC117246296 isoform X4, producing MGNYSSALIPDTEEFDSIVSIAEKLNEQVTLMMEEERKENQSEELDSSTLQENTQKTSQNGSALPVAASKSVPTKSFTSLLPKALSAVLHPTLAPGPNSDPQANRNPPNLEQLQTELKELKGQFEVMKCQHNKEIKLLMSELDEEKRIRLTLQMEIQRMKKRMSK